CAAAGTCTCCTCTATAACCGTGTTTTGCTAAATAACCAGAACAATTCAGCCCGCCAATTTCTTCATCCGATACGATCTGTAGCTGAATTTTCAAGCCTAAGTTCATATCTTTCAGTTCGGTAAACGCACACATCATTCCGGCAACCCCTGCTTTCATATCGGCTGCACCGCGTCCGTATAGATGCCCTTCATGAACCTGTGGGAAAAATTGATCCGGAGTCCCGCTGACAACATCGACGTGGCCATTCCAAATGATGGTTTTATCCCCCTGGCCAATCTCGCTAACGAGCATTCTATAGCCGTTATTTACGATTACATTCACGGTGAGTCCTTGCTTTTTAAGCCAGTCCGCACAGTATTCAACTGCTTCGTTGGCGCCTTTTTTCGATGAACTGTCAATGGATACTAGATCTTTAAGTAACTCGATGAGCAAAAAGAAAACCTCCCAAAAATATGCATACTATCATTATATATACCCCTCCTTTCCAAGTGTTAACTCGAAAATTTTTTCCTGTCCCCAAACGTTTAGGACTTCCACTTTCTGGGGTATGTAAAGAGGGAGCGAAGTTTACATTCTTTAAGGAGGATGATAGAAATGGATAAACGCATAATAGGGGTATATGAAACTGGAGAAGAAGCCATTAAGGCTGTTGAAGCCTTGCAGGCCGATGGATATAACCGTGATGAGATTTCGGTGGTAGCGAAAGACAAAGAGGAATTAAGGACAGTGAATGAAGAAACCGGTACGAAGGTCGAAGAGGGCCTCGCAGCTGGTGCAGCGACCGGCGGTATCTTGGGCGGGGCAGCTGGTTTATTAGCAGGAGTGGGTGCATTGGCGATACCGGGAATCGGACCGGTACTTGCAGCAGGACCGCTTGCTGCAACATTGGCTGGTGCAGCTGTGGGTGCTGGTACAGGTGGTTTGGCCGGTACACTGATCGGGATGGGCTTACCGGAAGATGAAGCGAATCGGTATGAAGCGGATGTGAAAAGCGGCAAGCTGCTTGTGCTCGTCGATGCAGATGCGCGTAAATCGAATTCTTCTTATTCAGGCATTACGGAAACGGATGAAACGTTAACGCACGGCAGAAGAACGCTATGAAGACAAATGGAAAAAGGACGGAAACCCTTTAGGGTCCGTCCTTTTTTTGATTAGAATATGAATTTTCGAATCTCTTTATGCATTTCCTGTGATAAGGTATCCAGGTCACTGGCAAGGGCATTCAATTGTTCCATGGAAGCGTTCGTTTGTTCGATCGAAGCGGATACTTCTTCGGTTCCCGCCGCTGCTTCCTGGCTGATCGAGTTTAATTGTTCCGCATTGCCGGCCATCCGTGTGACCTCTGATACCATATCGTTCATCATCGTTTTAATTTCGTCAAAATTGCTGAATGTATTCCCGATGATCGTTGCGATGTGACTGAAGGCACTTTCTGTATCCGTTACCGATGTATCTTGGTGATGGATTTTTTGATTGACTTGATCAATCAGGTGTACTGTATTGCTTGTATCGGCTTGCATCGCTTGAATGATTTCCGAGATTTCCTTTAAAGAATATTCCGTTTGCTCGGCTAACTTCTTCACTTCATCAGCTACCACGGCAAACCCTTTTCCATGCTCACCAGCCCGTGCCGCTTCAATGGCAGCGTTCAAGGCGAGTAGGTTAGTTTGGCCGGCAATGCCGCTTATCGTCTTTACGATCGCACTAATATCACGGGAACGTGCATCCAATGACGTAACGGCTGTACTCATCTTATTTGAGATCAGCGCCGTTTCATTGAATTGCTGTTTGAGGTCCTGCACTTGAGTGATGCCGCTTTCGGAAGCTTTGAACATGTTGTCGGATTCCAACGCCATCTTGCTAGTCTCTGCATCAAGAACATTGATTTTGTCTGCCAAAAGCTTTACGGCATTTTCATTATTTTGACCGACTTCAATCTGATCTATCGCACCCGACGCAATTTGTTCCATCGTCAAGGCGACCTCGTTTGCCGCAGCCGAATTTTCCTCTGCACTTGCCACTAGCGTCATGGAGGAATCGGATACTCTATCGGAAAGGGTATTGACCTTTCCTAGCATCTGGCTCATATTACTGGCCATCATGTTCGTATCTTCTGCAAGCTGCCCTATTTCATCGGTCCTTGAAATGGAATTCCTGGCTGTGAAATCGCCGCCAGCCATCTTCCGTATCGATTCTTGCAGCTTTTTAATCGGATTCGTCAAGGATCTAGTGATGAAGATGGCAGATAAGGCAGTGATCGTAAAGACGACCAACAGTGTGATGATATTATCTTTGATCATCGGGGTTGCTCGGACTATCACTTCATCTTCATCCATCAATCCAGCTATTTTCCATCCGGTAGTCGGGTTGGTGGCGTAGCCGATGATCCGTTTTTTTCCTTCATAATCCTCGATCATCGAGCCGGATTCACTTTTCATTTTCTTGAAAATGCTCTCCTTGGGAATTTCCTGTTGGATTTTCTCCTTATCAGGATGTGTAACGAAGGCTCCTTTGTTATCCAGCAAAACCGAATAACCGGTTTCGCCAAACTTGGTTTGATTAACCATCTTGACCAATGTGTCAATCGAAATGTCGACACCGAGCACGCCGATTACTCGGTCACCCTCATATATGGCCCTGGCTGCAGTAATGACAAGAGTATTTGTAGCTTGATCTGTATAAGGTTCGGTCCAAATGGTTTCATTTTTTTTCTTCAACGCCGATTGATACCACTCCCTTTGCCTAGGGTCAAAGTCAGCCGGTAATTCAGCTTTAGGGAATATTATTGTTTTTCCCTCTTTTTGTGTGCCTAGATATAAGCCGTTTATTTCAGAATTACTGGACTGGGTATGTGAAAACTCATCGATTATCGATTCAGGCTTTTTTTCATAAGTGACCATGCTGGGATAACTACTGATCCTATCCAATTGATCTTCTGTTTTTTTAAAGAATATTTCAAAGGATTCATTCATTGACTTGACTTGCTCTTCCGTCGTTCCAGTAAGTTCATCCGTCGTTAACTCGATGCTGTTTTTATAGCTCATGTAAGAAATGGCCAATCCGCTTATCATGATTAAAGCTAAAAAGGGGATCAATATCTGTTTTTTTAGCGAATTAAAATACCAACCTGTAATTTTATTCATGACCGATGCTCCTTGTATAAATCTAATTTAATTTTGGCTTCTATTAGATATTTCGGAGCGCATTCATAATTTTGAAGCTCCTATTCGGAAAACTGCCATAATAAATCATGAAACTTGAGCATCCGCATCATCACAGGGTTTCGGGAGCCATATAATGGAGAAAGAAGAGGAGACTGTATCAGTCACCTCTTCTTTAGAAAAGACTTATTCGGTTTGAATATGTTGGGTTCTGCCTAAATACCAAGTGTGAAAATCGTCCGCATATTCAACGGGCACATCACGGATTTTTGTGTGATGCACAGGTATTGAGCGGTTGATCGTTCCGATGCTGGCTAACCCGAAAACCTTCTGCAGCTTGGAGCGCTTGACTTCAATTTGAATGACCTTGCTTCTTTTGGTTAAGAACAGTGAGGTACCTAAGCTTCCGGTTTTAAACTGTACAAACTCGCCCTTTAACAAGTAGCGGCTACTTTTGTAATCGAGTATCCTCAACGTGTAAATGAGGACAAGTAAAATCAGCGAGATATACCACAAAGCTATATCGAAAAAACAGATGGCGGCTGTCGCAAGAAGCCAGAAAAAGCTGGGACGCAGCATTCTAATTTTAAATGCTTGTTTCGAGAGCGGCTCCATCGAACGTTCCACCTTGTAAGCTGGCAAAATCTCCTCTATCATCCCATAGGCACGCTCAACCGATAAAAAAGGATAGAGAACATTCGTATCAAGCTCTTCATCGCCGGTGCTTCCTGCGCTTATCAGTTTCACTTCTGCTAAACCCAGCATCCTTTTGATCATGGATTGGGTGATTTCGACAGCTTGCACCTTTTCTTTCCGAATGGAAAAAGAAGATTCATCCAGTATACCTTTCCTGATATGGATTCGCTCCTGATCGGATGAAATTTCATATTTTCCATATTTAACAAAGGTGGAAACGATTCCGAAGGTGACCGCTATACAGATGAAAGCGGTGATGGCGATGGTGACGATCCACCATGTATCCAATACCTGGGCTGCGTATCCTTCGGCATTTCTTAAATCGATGAAATCATCGAGTGTATTATATAATGTAGCCAAAATGGGAATGAGGGCCAGGAAACTAAGCGATGTAAAGGAGGCCTTCAGAACGTCCCGGGTGGTAGGGGTGAAATGAATCGTTTTTTTCGTGACTGATTCAAGGTCTGCAGAAGATCGTTCCACGTAAACTTCCGCATCCAGGATCGAATCATGACTTGATGAATATGTCTGCTCTAACCGTTCGGCCTCTTTTTGGGAAATCACCTCGAAAGGTACGCTGCCCTCGTCGCCGCTATTACCCGTTTCGAATGTCAAGGAGGTTAATTTAAAGATCCTGTGGAATACCGTCGTCCGTCGTTGGATATTTTGCACCTTATGTAGCGGTATCGTTCGATATGATTTCGAGATGAGTCCTGAAGTAATGTGAATGGTACCTTCCTTGATTTGATATTTATAGGTATACCATTCAAGGATGATCGATGAGACTCTCCAAACCAAATATATGAGAAAGGCGATCTGGAGTAGCTTCATATACATTTTTTCCGATCCGAAGTTCAATATATAAAGCATGATGATGAAAAAAATATTCCCCTTCAGCAATTTTCCCATTTCAAAAGGGATTTTAAAGGGGTGAAGCCGTTTTGCCTGTTCGTCCATCGTCAGTCCACTTCCTTAATTTTTGCATAATAGGCGATTTTGTCCCGTAAATCATAGGCTTCTTTCTCTGGGATGGCAGGTATCTCGTGAGAGTCGCCCATTGTGCCGATGCTTAGGGAGTATAAGTTATATTTTCGCAGCAAAGGACCTTGGTCCAGCTTGACGGATTGCACTTTCGTCATCGGTATGAGTTCATGCGTTTCATACCAGGCTCCTCGTTTTGTATGGATGAATTCTTCATTCACATCGTAACGCCAATATTTTTGCAGCAAGATTGGTTCAATGAAGATGGACCAGATAGAATGGAATAAGGATAGCAGGACAAATCCGATTAACATCCATCCGATCCATTCTTTCCAAGTAAAATAGTTGTCTGCAATTAATAGAAGGATAAGGATGGCAATGATAATGAGGTGGATGATGGCTTCAGAAATCCGCCAAACCTTCACCGCTTGTTTGGAAATCTTCTTAGTAGGTGGTTTAATCTTTGAATGCATATATTCACTCCTTTTGTGTCTTCATACCTTATACGGTTTATCTTTTGAAAAAGTTCCCGGTTTGTCTTCCTATTAGATGGCGGTAAAGTGGACAAGATAGTAGGAGGCAGTTTTTCGGGTAGGAGTGATAGGTTTGACATATAAAAGGAAGGTAAGCTTCATCTTCTTCCTGTTATTGATTGGCATTTTTCATGGTGAATCGATGCAGGCGGCGAAAGAAGATGGAACGGTGGGACAGGAAATTCAACGTATCTTGAATGATTCCCCGGCATTATCAGGGGCGTTAACGGGAATATCGATCCGGTCCGCAGAAACGGGTGAACTGATTTATGAAAGAGGTTCGCAAACGCGCTTGCGTCCAGCGTCCAACCTTAAGCTTTTGACGGCAGCGGCTGCACTGGAAACGTTGGGGGAGGATCATGTATTTCTGACGGAATTATTCGTAAAAGGCGTGCAAGTCGGCCATGTCCTGCAGGGAGATTTGTATTTGAAAGGAAAGGGAGATCCAACATTGCTGGAAGGTGATTTCGATGAGTTGGCGGCTTCACTGAAGCAAAAAAAAGTGAAGCTCATATACGGAGATTTAGTTGGGGATGATTCCTGGTATGATGATGTCCGGTATTCAAAAGACTTGGTATGGAGTGATGAACAAGAATATTACGGAGCGGCCGTTTCGGCTTTGACCGCTTCCCCGGATGAAGATTATGATACCGGAACCATCATCGTGAAGATTAGGCCAGGTGATAAAGCGGGGAGCCAGGCAGTGGTGAAAATGATACCGGAAACGGATCATGTGAGGATCATCAACAAAACGAAAACGGTGGCGGCTGACGGTCACAAGAAAATCGAAATCGACCGATCTCATGGAAAACGGACCGTTACGGTGACCGGAACGATTCCGGAGAATGCAGGAGAGTTCAAGGAATGGGTTTCGGTAAAAGATCCGACCGAATATGCGTTGAGCCTATTCGAAAAATCATTGACAAAACAAGGAATAAAATTTGTGGGCGTAAGGAAAAAAGGGGAAACGCCTATAGACGCGAACTTAATTGCCACTCATCGGTCCATGCCCCTTTCACAGCTTCTCATTCCTTTTATGAAATTCAGCAATAACAGTCATGCTGAGATCTTGATAAAAGAAATGGGTAAAGAGGCTGGTGGAAAAGGAAGCTGGAAGGATGGATTGAAGGTCGCCGGAAACGAGTTGAAGAGTTTGGGGCTCGATATGCAAACGATCGAGATGCGTGATGGCTCCGGCATATCCCAAGTCAATATGATTCCAGCGAATGAAATAACCAAGCTGCTATATGCCGTACAGGAAAAAACGTGGTTCCCCGCTTATTTGAATGCGTTGCCGGTGGCAGGAATCGAGAATCGTATGGTAGGAGGCACGCTAAGAAAGAGGATGAAGGGGACCATTGCAGCTGGGAATGTCCGGGCGAAAACGGGGACGATTACAGGCACAAGTTCCTTAGCTGGTTATGTGACGACTAAACGCGGGGAAAAAGTCATATTTTCAATCATCTTGAATAATTTTGTGGAAGAAAAAGGCATCACGTCCATCCAGGATAAGATAGTCGTAATGCTGGCAGAACAGGATCGCGTATTAGCCACTGCACGTTAGGAGCCAATTGGATACGTAGGTTTGCAGTTCACGGAAATCTGCGATGAGTACATCCGCCTCTTTTAATTCCTGTTCCCCTGCAAATCCGAATTGGCAGCCTACAGCAGTTAGGCTGTTTTTCTTTGCTGCTTCAATGTCTGATTTCCGATCTCCGATCATCATTGCATTTTGAATGTGATGGTCATTCAATAACATCCTAACCAAGTCGGACTTGGAGCCTTCCACAGTTCTTTGGATACTGTAAATGTCGGTAACATATCGATGCAGTCCAAAGTATGAACAGATTTCATCCAAATACTTTTCCAGTCCGTTACTAGCTATGAAAACGGAAATACCAAGCTCTTTAATCGTTGATAACGTCTCCAGCACATAAGGAAAAAGCTGCCCTTTTCCTTCTTTGATTTCCTGATTCAAGCATTTTAAAAAAAGACGGTCCGCCTGTTGGTGAATATGATCAGGATGTTCTGGCATCAGTGTTTCCCAGACAACGCTCAATGGGACGCCCATTATCCTTTGATAGGCTGCAAGCGGGGTAATCCCGGCCCAGTTTCCTTCTGCCCGAAGAATATCGAATGTTCTTTCAAGTGAGGAACCTAAAATTTCGTTTGTTTGAAATAAGGTGCCGTCCATATCAAAAATGGCGGCAAATTGGATAGTGTCCATTAAATGCACCTTCTTTTCAGCTTTTCTTTTTTCCTCCAAAGGAAACACGGGAGAATGAATGGAAATAAGTAATATAGGAGGAATGCTCATGAAATTTCCAACTTAACGGTCCGCTTACGATTGAAGGCCTTATAGCCGAAATTCACTTAAAGTCCCAAAAGCGCTTTTCTTATTTGATTGCCATAGATGGGAGGGGTGGGTCTGGAAAAAGTACACTAGCTTCCCTTATGCATGCCGCATGTCCAGGGAGTTCCATTGTTCATATGGACGATTTCTATTTGCCTTCTTCACAGCGCATCCCGTTACCCCCAACCCAAAAGAAGATCGGGGCAGATTATGATTGGAAGCGGTTGTTTCGGCAAGTCCTTAAACCGCTTTCCGAGGGGATGGAAGCAAGATATCAGCGGTATGATTGGGATAAGGACGCTTTAACCGAATGGCAAGTGGTTCCTTCTTTAGGACTGGTCATTATCGAAGGAATGTATTCAACTCGTATAGAATTGGCTGGACTTTATGATTTCACTATTTGGGTCGAATGTCCCCGTGATCGCCGTTTGGAACGCGGCCTCGAACGGGATGGCGAAGAGGCGCGTCAGATGTGGGAAGATAACTGGATGATTCAGGAAAACCTTTATGTGGAAGCTCAAACGCCGCAAGAAAGAGTGAAGCTTGTAGAGGATGGAACATGCTGAACCCGGTGAAATTTTCAAGTCAATTTAATTGTAAAGGTTTTCCTGGGAAAATCATATCAATTTTCACGGGGATTTCTAATTGAGTTATAAGGGAGGAAATGATGTTCACTGGTGCAGAATGGTTTTACGTATGTAGTGCGAAATCCCCGATTTTGGGGATTTTTTTATGAGATGCCCTTTTCAGTACCAAATACTTCATATGGATTTTTTTTACATAAACAGGCCTTTCCTACTGTACAAATAATTTGTAATAACATGTAAAATATTAGTATCATACAAATTTATTCAATTGCATCCTTGTGGCTCGTTAGTTTAATAGATTCAATCTAGTAACTGTAAAAATCGGGAGGGGGATATGTAATGAAAAAAAGTAAGTGGATGTATTCTTTGGGGATGCTTATGGTCTTGATTACTTCATTAGTGATTGGAGGGGCGGAAACGTCACAATCAGTAGAAGCCGCCAGTAAATCGGTGAAGAAAGTCGTCGGTTATTATACTTCCTGGGGAGCTAAGGACCGGGGCTTCCAGGTGGAGGACATCGATGGCAAAAATATTACCCATATCAACTATGCTTTTGCCGATATTTGCTGGGATGGAGTGCACGGCAATGATTCTGTTGATAACCCAGGTTCAAAGACATGGAAGTGCCAGGATAAATCGATTCCACTGCAAAGTAAAAAAGTACCGAATGGGACTGTCGTCTTAGGTGACCCCGATACTGACGTTAAACGGTCTTATGGGAAAAAGACAGTGAAGCAATGTAGTCGTGCGGAATGCGGAAACTTCGCAAAACTCAATGATTTGAAAGAAAAGTACCCACATATAAAAACGCTTATCGCTGTCGGTGGCTGGTCATGGAGCAACCGTTTCTCCGATGCGGCAGCGGACCCTGTAACACGAAAGGTATTTGCCAAGTCTTCGGTCGAATTCATTCGAACATACGGATTTGATGGCGTCGACCTTGATTGGGAATATCCTGTTGAAGGGGGGCTGGCGGGAAACTCTCTTCGCCCGGAAGATAGGGAAAACTATACATCATTGCTTCAGGAAATTCGCAATGAATTGGATAAAGCCGAAAAAGAGGACGGAAAGCAATATTTATTGACGATTGCAGCAGGCATAAGCGGCTCGTTCATTAAAAATACGGAACCTTCAAAGATTGCGGGAATTGTGGATTGGATCAACTTGATGACCTACGATTTCCACGGTGGCTGGGAAACGACTACAAATCATAATGCCCCGCTATATTTTTCAAAAAATGATCCTAATCATAATTGGGGATTGACGGTCAAGGAGTCGGTTGAACGGTATAAGGCAGCGGATGTGCCCATGGATAAAGTCACGTTAGGTTTGCCGTTTTATGGAAAAGGGTGGACTGGTGTGGATGATGGAGGGGAAAATGGCGAATACCAAACAGCCACACCTGGAAACAATGGCTCTTTCCTTCCTCGGGGAACGTGGGATGATGATGAATCTGGCATAACCGGAATATTTGATTATGGAGACCTTGCAGCGAACTATGTAAATAAGAAAGGCTACAAAAGATATTGGAATGACGAAGCAAAGGTGCCTTTCCTATATAACCAAAAGACGAAGTCGTTCATTTCATATGACGACCGCGAGTCC
This genomic stretch from Peribacillus muralis harbors:
- a CDS encoding general stress protein is translated as MDKRIIGVYETGEEAIKAVEALQADGYNRDEISVVAKDKEELRTVNEETGTKVEEGLAAGAATGGILGGAAGLLAGVGALAIPGIGPVLAAGPLAATLAGAAVGAGTGGLAGTLIGMGLPEDEANRYEADVKSGKLLVLVDADARKSNSSYSGITETDETLTHGRRTL
- a CDS encoding methyl-accepting chemotaxis protein, coding for MNKITGWYFNSLKKQILIPFLALIMISGLAISYMSYKNSIELTTDELTGTTEEQVKSMNESFEIFFKKTEDQLDRISSYPSMVTYEKKPESIIDEFSHTQSSNSEINGLYLGTQKEGKTIIFPKAELPADFDPRQREWYQSALKKKNETIWTEPYTDQATNTLVITAARAIYEGDRVIGVLGVDISIDTLVKMVNQTKFGETGYSVLLDNKGAFVTHPDKEKIQQEIPKESIFKKMKSESGSMIEDYEGKKRIIGYATNPTTGWKIAGLMDEDEVIVRATPMIKDNIITLLVVFTITALSAIFITRSLTNPIKKLQESIRKMAGGDFTARNSISRTDEIGQLAEDTNMMASNMSQMLGKVNTLSDRVSDSSMTLVASAEENSAAANEVALTMEQIASGAIDQIEVGQNNENAVKLLADKINVLDAETSKMALESDNMFKASESGITQVQDLKQQFNETALISNKMSTAVTSLDARSRDISAIVKTISGIAGQTNLLALNAAIEAARAGEHGKGFAVVADEVKKLAEQTEYSLKEISEIIQAMQADTSNTVHLIDQVNQKIHHQDTSVTDTESAFSHIATIIGNTFSNFDEIKTMMNDMVSEVTRMAGNAEQLNSISQEAAAGTEEVSASIEQTNASMEQLNALASDLDTLSQEMHKEIRKFIF
- a CDS encoding PH domain-containing protein; translated protein: MDEQAKRLHPFKIPFEMGKLLKGNIFFIIMLYILNFGSEKMYMKLLQIAFLIYLVWRVSSIILEWYTYKYQIKEGTIHITSGLISKSYRTIPLHKVQNIQRRTTVFHRIFKLTSLTFETGNSGDEGSVPFEVISQKEAERLEQTYSSSHDSILDAEVYVERSSADLESVTKKTIHFTPTTRDVLKASFTSLSFLALIPILATLYNTLDDFIDLRNAEGYAAQVLDTWWIVTIAITAFICIAVTFGIVSTFVKYGKYEISSDQERIHIRKGILDESSFSIRKEKVQAVEITQSMIKRMLGLAEVKLISAGSTGDEELDTNVLYPFLSVERAYGMIEEILPAYKVERSMEPLSKQAFKIRMLRPSFFWLLATAAICFFDIALWYISLILLVLIYTLRILDYKSSRYLLKGEFVQFKTGSLGTSLFLTKRSKVIQIEVKRSKLQKVFGLASIGTINRSIPVHHTKIRDVPVEYADDFHTWYLGRTQHIQTE
- a CDS encoding PH domain-containing protein → MHSKIKPPTKKISKQAVKVWRISEAIIHLIIIAILILLLIADNYFTWKEWIGWMLIGFVLLSLFHSIWSIFIEPILLQKYWRYDVNEEFIHTKRGAWYETHELIPMTKVQSVKLDQGPLLRKYNLYSLSIGTMGDSHEIPAIPEKEAYDLRDKIAYYAKIKEVD
- the dacB gene encoding D-alanyl-D-alanine carboxypeptidase/D-alanyl-D-alanine endopeptidase; protein product: MTYKRKVSFIFFLLLIGIFHGESMQAAKEDGTVGQEIQRILNDSPALSGALTGISIRSAETGELIYERGSQTRLRPASNLKLLTAAAALETLGEDHVFLTELFVKGVQVGHVLQGDLYLKGKGDPTLLEGDFDELAASLKQKKVKLIYGDLVGDDSWYDDVRYSKDLVWSDEQEYYGAAVSALTASPDEDYDTGTIIVKIRPGDKAGSQAVVKMIPETDHVRIINKTKTVAADGHKKIEIDRSHGKRTVTVTGTIPENAGEFKEWVSVKDPTEYALSLFEKSLTKQGIKFVGVRKKGETPIDANLIATHRSMPLSQLLIPFMKFSNNSHAEILIKEMGKEAGGKGSWKDGLKVAGNELKSLGLDMQTIEMRDGSGISQVNMIPANEITKLLYAVQEKTWFPAYLNALPVAGIENRMVGGTLRKRMKGTIAAGNVRAKTGTITGTSSLAGYVTTKRGEKVIFSIILNNFVEEKGITSIQDKIVVMLAEQDRVLATAR
- a CDS encoding HAD hydrolase-like protein translates to MDTIQFAAIFDMDGTLFQTNEILGSSLERTFDILRAEGNWAGITPLAAYQRIMGVPLSVVWETLMPEHPDHIHQQADRLFLKCLNQEIKEGKGQLFPYVLETLSTIKELGISVFIASNGLEKYLDEICSYFGLHRYVTDIYSIQRTVEGSKSDLVRMLLNDHHIQNAMMIGDRKSDIEAAKKNSLTAVGCQFGFAGEQELKEADVLIADFRELQTYVSNWLLTCSG
- a CDS encoding uridine kinase family protein, giving the protein MEGLIAEIHLKSQKRFSYLIAIDGRGGSGKSTLASLMHAACPGSSIVHMDDFYLPSSQRIPLPPTQKKIGADYDWKRLFRQVLKPLSEGMEARYQRYDWDKDALTEWQVVPSLGLVIIEGMYSTRIELAGLYDFTIWVECPRDRRLERGLERDGEEARQMWEDNWMIQENLYVEAQTPQERVKLVEDGTC
- a CDS encoding glycosyl hydrolase family 18 protein; the protein is MKKSKWMYSLGMLMVLITSLVIGGAETSQSVEAASKSVKKVVGYYTSWGAKDRGFQVEDIDGKNITHINYAFADICWDGVHGNDSVDNPGSKTWKCQDKSIPLQSKKVPNGTVVLGDPDTDVKRSYGKKTVKQCSRAECGNFAKLNDLKEKYPHIKTLIAVGGWSWSNRFSDAAADPVTRKVFAKSSVEFIRTYGFDGVDLDWEYPVEGGLAGNSLRPEDRENYTSLLQEIRNELDKAEKEDGKQYLLTIAAGISGSFIKNTEPSKIAGIVDWINLMTYDFHGGWETTTNHNAPLYFSKNDPNHNWGLTVKESVERYKAADVPMDKVTLGLPFYGKGWTGVDDGGENGEYQTATPGNNGSFLPRGTWDDDESGITGIFDYGDLAANYVNKKGYKRYWNDEAKVPFLYNQKTKSFISYDDRESIGYKTDFIKSQDMGGAMIWDLSLDCRTSEKYTCKGDTLLQKISDDLLEGGINGPEDGIDHVNVTYAITSKWGTGSIFNIRIKNTGTAPIEDWKVEFDYAGEMQQIWNGKIISKSQHHYVIRNDQWNKKIQPGESVTIGGEGRGQAPAVITNVVVNEMK